Part of the Paludisphaera borealis genome, AAACGACCGCGAGGTTCAGTATGGCGAGGATCACGAACAGCCCAAGGAGCTTCATCATCGGGGGGGTCTTCAGCTCCACGGCCGACGCGAACCGCTCGAACAGGTTCATCCGATTGCAACGAAGGACCGGCCCGAACAGCCGCTTCTTGACTTCCTTTCGGCCGAACTCCCAGCGCCTGCGTTGGTTGGCCGCCGCCTCGCCTCCCCCTTCGAGCATCGTGGCCTTGACGGTCGCATCGGGAAGAAACGCGATCCGCTCGCCGGCCGTTCGGACGACCCACGAGAATTCGTAGTCCTCGACCAGCCCGTAGCTCTTCCAGGGGACTCGCCGCAGGCCCCGGGTCGTGAAGCACATGCCGTTGCCGTTGAGCGGCGAGCTGAGCCCCAGGCGATACAACCCGAGCGGGCCCACGCCGTTGACCAGGCTGAAGGCGAAAGTCATCAGCCGGGTCCGCCACGAGGCGTCGGGGTTGGCGACGGTGTAGTAGCACTGAATCCAGTCGTGGCCCTCGCGGACCAGGGCGTCGAACTTCCGCAGCAGGTCGGGCGAGGTGATCGTGTCGGCGTCGACGATCACGATCGCGTCGAGCCGATCGAACCGGCCCGACTCCTGCAATCGTTCGATCAGGTATTCCAGGGCGTAGCCCTTCGTCTTCTTGACCGGATCGTGGCGGACGACGACTTCGGCTCCCTCGCGAGCGGCGATGCCGGCGGTGTCGTCGGTGCAGTTGTCGGCGATCACCAGCACCTGGAACTGGTCGGCGGGGTACTCCTGAGCCCGGCAGCTCTGGACTGTCTGGGCGATCCCGACGGCCTCGTCATGCGCCGGGATCACGATCAGGAACTTCGACGTCGGGACCTCCGGAGTCACGGTCCGCCGGGGCGAAAAAACCGCCGCAAGCGCTGTAAGTAGGAGCATCGCCAGGA contains:
- a CDS encoding glycosyltransferase family 2 protein, which produces MVAILVVGLNLIALPFLAMLLLTALAAVFSPRRTVTPEVPTSKFLIVIPAHDEAVGIAQTVQSCRAQEYPADQFQVLVIADNCTDDTAGIAAREGAEVVVRHDPVKKTKGYALEYLIERLQESGRFDRLDAIVIVDADTITSPDLLRKFDALVREGHDWIQCYYTVANPDASWRTRLMTFAFSLVNGVGPLGLYRLGLSSPLNGNGMCFTTRGLRRVPWKSYGLVEDYEFSWVVRTAGERIAFLPDATVKATMLEGGGEAAANQRRRWEFGRKEVKKRLFGPVLRCNRMNLFERFASAVELKTPPMMKLLGLFVILAILNLAVVFLHPEPFSSPVPLALLGSSLLMIVAVGGYALSPFLVFGLPASYLLTLAYVPVYALWKISVRLGGKPTQWVRTARSTGR